The Gammaproteobacteria bacterium region ATGCCAGTACGCGCGTTATGGAGGCGCAAGGCTGCGTCATGACGAACAAGTATGCCGAAGGCTATCCTGGCAAACGTTACTATGGTGGTTGCGCCCATGTCGACGTGGCGGAGCGTTTAGCAATCGAAAGAGCCAAACAGTTATTTGGTGCAGACTATGCCAATGTACAACCGCACTCTGGTTCGCAAGCTAACGCAGCAGTTTACATGGCGTTATTGCAGCCAGGTGACACTATTATGGGCATGAGCTTAGCGCATGGTGGCCATTTAACACATGGTAGCCATGTCAGCTTTTCAGGCAAACTCTACAACGCAGTGCAATATGGTCTCGATGATAACGGCAACGAAATCGATTATGGCGAGGTAGAACGCCTGGCCAATACGCATAAGCCAAAAATGATTGTGGCTGGGTTTAGTGCTTATTCGCGCATCGTTGACTGGGACAGGTTTCGCCGCATTGCTGATTCAGTGGGCGCTTTGCTCTTTGTCGATATGGCGCACGTTGCTGGACTAGTGGCGGCAGGCGTCTATCCGAACCCTATTTCTATTGCCGATGTAGTGACATCGACCACCCATAAGACCCTAAGAGGGCCACGTGGTGGGATTATTTTGGCAAAATCTAACCCTGATCTTGAAAAGAAACTTAGCTCCATGGTATTCCCCGGCTCGCAGGGTGGGCCGCTAATGCACGTTATTGCGGCCAAAGCGGTGGCGTTTAAAGAAGCGCTCGAACCCAGTTTTATCGATTACCAAAAGCAAGTGGTTGAAAATGCTCGGGCTATGGCAGCGACGCTTATCGAGCGAGGGTACAAGGTAGTTTCTGGTGGCACGGATAACCATATGTTCTTGCTTGATTTGATTGATAAAGATATTACCGGTAAAGCTGCCGAGGCCGCGTTGGGTGTAGCCAATATCACTGTCAATAAAAATGCGGTGCCAAACGACCCACGTTCTCCTTTTGTCACTAGCGGCATCCGCATTGGTACGGCTGCGATGACGACGCGTGGCTTTAATGAGGCAGAGGCCGTACTATTAGCCAATACCATTTGTGATGTGCTTGATGCCATCAACGATGAATCAGTGATTGCTGCCGCAAAACAGGCAATGCTTGATTTGTGTAAGCAATTTCCAGTGTACCGTGCTGCTTAGGCCGGTTATCAATACACGCTTGGTCGAGTGTTATGCGCTGCCCATTTTGTGATGCGCAAGACACGCGAGTTGTCGACTCGCGTCTGGGTAATGGTGGTGATAGCATTCGCCGCCGCCGCGAGTGCAATGTTTGTAGCGAGCGCTTTACCACGCACGAAACCGCAGCGTTAAATTTACCGCGCGTGCTCAAGCACGATTCGCGTCGCGAACCCTTTGATGAAGATAAGCTGCGTAACGGTATTCTAAGAGCTCTGGAAAAACGACCGGTTAACGTAGATCAGGTTGAAGATATTATTCACCGTATCAAGCATCGTTTGCTAACGCAGGGAGAGCGTGAAGTGGATACCAAGCTGATAGGCTCATGGGTGATGCAAGAGTTAAAAGATTTAGACGCTGTCGCCTATGTACGTTTCGCCTCGGTTTACCATAGTTTTGAGAATATTGCAGCGTTTAAAAAAGAGATAGAAGGCCTGGAAAAGAACAAATAATGAGAAATCGCTCTAATTTTTAGTTTTATCTACCTTTAGCTTTTACCATTTTATGGATATTTTATCCACATTGATCTAATTTAAAGGTATTTTTTGATATTTAACTACATAAATATAAGTTAAATTGAGTTAAAATTTAATATTTACCCCACACATGACGTTATTGGATAATATGAGTCATATTGGTCAAAGCATTGAGATTTAAACGCGTAGATCACGGCTTTATGACGCAGGCGATGCGGCTGGCACGACAGGGTTTGTATACGACAAAGCCGAATCCACGGGTGGGCTGTGTCATCGTTAACCAGGGTGTTGTGGTCGGTAGTGGTTGGCATGAAAAATCTGGTGCCGATCATGCTGAGATTGTGGCACTGAAAGCGGCGGGTGATCGCGCACGGGGTGCAACTTGCTATGTCACGCTAGAGCCATGTTGTCATCAAGGGCGTACTGGACCTTGCGATAGGGCGTTGATTGAGGCCGGGGTTAAGCGCGTCGTTATCGCGATGGAAGACCCTAACCCGCAAGTGTTTGGCCAAGGCATTGCGCAGCTTAAAGCCGCGGACATTGATGTTCAACTTGGTCTTATGCGAGAGCAAGCGTTGCAACTGAATAAGGGTTTTGTTTCACGTATGCAACGCCAACGGCCTTATGTGGTGTGCAAATTAGCCATGAGTTTAGATGGCCGTACTGCTATGGCTAACGGCGAGAGCAAATGGATTACATCGAGTGCGGCGCGCCTCGATGTGCAGCGATTACGTGCGCAATGTGGTGCGATTATTACGGGTTGTGGCACGGTGCTTAGCGATGATCCGACAATGCAGGTACGTTGGCGTGAATTGGCTGAAATAGGTGAACTGTATTTGCCATTATCAGCGTATTCTCAACCTTTGCGTGTGGTGCTGGATAGTGGTTTAACCACATCACCGCAAGCAATTGTCTACGGGCCGCCAGGTGCTACGATGGTAGTTACGGCAAGCACAGCCGCTGAGGCGCGTGTGGCTTTCGAGAATCGTGGCATTGCGGTGGAAGTGTGTGCTAATGAATCAGGTCGCATTGATTTAGATAAGATGCTTGCCTATCTCGTGCAGCGGCAAATTAATGAGGTGTTGGTTGAGGCAGGGTCAACGCTCTGCGGTGCTTTTTTAAAAGCCAACTTGATCGATGAACTTATCATTTATATGGCGCCTAAGTTAATGGGTTCGACAGCGCAGCCACTCGTTGATTTGCCCTTGTTGAATATGGCCGATGCTTTAGAGCTAAAGATAAAAGAGATACGTGCAGTGGGTGACGATTGGCGTATTACGGCAACGCCGAATATCAAAGCTTCTTAACCGTGATTATTTGCAAAGACTAATGTTTACTGGAATTATTGAAACCGTTGGCAAATTAACGCGCCATGAAGCGACCGATGGCGATGTGCGTTTGCATATAGCAGCAGGGGATATGGATATGTCCGATGTCTCGCTTGGTGACAGTATTACGGTAAACGGTGTGTGCTTAACCGTTATTGATTTTTCTCAACGCGAATTTAGCGCAGATGTGTCGAATGAAACTTTGTCGCATACAACTTTAGGAAAACTTAAAGTGGGTGCGTTACTTAATCTGGAAAAGGCCATGCAGCTCACCACACGTTTGGGTGGACATCTTGTCAGTGGCCATGTTGATGGTATTGCCAGGGTGCAATCACGGTGTGACGATGCGCGTTCAGTGCGCTTTACTATAAAGGCACCAAAGCAATTGGCTAAATACATCGCGGCTAAAGGGTCTATCTGTATAGACGGTGTTAGCTTGACCGTCAATCAGGTTAATGGCGAGTATTTCGATATTAATATTGTGCCGCATACGATGAGCAAAACAATTATGTCGAATTATAAAGTGAATACGCCGCTTAATATTGAAGTCGATGTTGTTGCCCGTTATTTAGAGCGATTATTGTTGGCGAATAATGATACCGTTACGGGTAATATCACTAAGGATAATATTACTGGGGCATCGTTACGCGATGCTGGATTTTCACTTTAGGGCGCCTCTCTTAATTCACACTATGTTATTCAATACGACTGAAGAAATTATCGAAGATATCCGTAATGGCAAGATGGTAGTGCTAATGGATGATGAAGATCGTGAGAACGAAGGCGATCTCATTATGGCTGCCGAAAAAATAGATACCCAAGATATCAATTTTATGGCACGTTATGGTCGTGGTTTGATTTGTTTAACCTTAACGCCAGAGCGTTGTCAGCAGTTAGCCTTACCATTAATGGTGCATAGCACGAATGCTGAACATAGAACCAATTTCACGTTATCTATAGAAGCATCAACCGGTGTTACCACGGGTATTTCCGCAGCAGACCGTGCAACAACAGTCAAAGCCGCCGTTGCAACGAATGCAGTGGCTGCTGATATACGCCAACCCGGGCACGTGTTTCCTATCATGGCACAGCCGGGCAACGTGCTGACGCGTGCGGGTCATACCGAAGCGGGGTGTGATTTGGCACGCCTAGCTGATTTAGACCCTAGTGCTGTCATTGTTGAAATTCTTAATGAAGACGGTACTATGGCAAGGCGCCCCGACCTTGAGAAGTTTGCCAAACTTCATCATCTGAAAATAGGCACAATAGCCGACCTGATTCGTTATCGTTTGAACAATGAGCAAACCATTTGTCGTGGTGCCGAATCCGTGCTGCCGACTGAGTTTGGTCAATTCAAGTTGGTGGCTTATCGTGATTTGATTACCGAAGACACGCACCTGGCACTGGTTTCAGGTGAAATAAAACAAGATGAACCTGTGCTGGTACGGGTTCATGTGCAAGATACCTTTAATGATATTCTATCACTTGATATGGCGGGTGCCGGTATTCCGTTACACAAAGCAATGCAGGCCATCTCAAATTCCAAGGAGCCAGGTATTGTCATTATTTTGGCTCATGATAGTCACGCGAAAACATTTCACCAGCGAGTTAAAGATCTCAATAGCAAAGAGAGTGCGGATAAAACATCGGCAGCTGATGATGTATTTCCAGGACATGCAGACGTCAGAACCTATGGTGTCGGCGCACAAATGTTAGTCGATCTTGGTGTCAGCCGTATGCGACTGTTAAGCTCCCCTAAACGCTTCCATGGACTATCGGGTTTTGGCCTTGAAGTCATTGATTATGTTAGTTGTTAAGTTCACTAGCGGCATAAATTACTTATTCAGATAACACAACAGGTATAACAATGGCGATTAAATCACTACGTGGTAAGTTGGTGGCGAAGCAGACGCGCTTTGCTATTGTGGCTGGCCGTTTTAACGAATTTATTGTTAGCCAATTAGTGGCAGGAGCAATAGATGCTCTGACGCAGCATGGCGTTGCTGAAAAAGACATTGAAGTAGTGTATGTCCCCGGTGCATTTGAGATTCCTCTGGCGGCAAAACGCATGGCGATGAGCGGCGAATATCAGGCGATTATTGCACTAGGTGCAGTCATTCGTGGCAGTACACCACATTTTGATTATGTTGCCAGTAGTTGCACACGCGGTTTGTCAGAAGTGCAAATGGCTTGCGATATCCCCGTTGGTTTTGGTGTATTGACGGTTGATAGCATTGAACAGGCGATTGAACGTGCTGGCACAAAAGCAGGTAATAAGGGCGCCGATGCAGCATTGGCAGCGCTTGAAACCGTTAATGTATTAGCGCAATTGGAAAATTAAGTAAAGCTATGGCTAAACCCCCATCACTAACACGTTCGCGCCACAAGGCGAGAAACTTGGCTGTACAAGCCTTGTATCAATGGCAGATTACTGGCCAGGATCGTGATGATATTGTTGAGCGATTCCTCACCGATCAGGAAATGAATGAAACAGTTACAGAATACTTTAAAGAGTTAGTGTCAGAAGTGTCTGCCAACGTAGCCTCTATAGATAATGCGTTAGCACCATTGCTTGATCGGCCAATTAAGCAGCTTGATCCCGTTGAGTCTGCGGTGTTACGTATTGGTGCTTACGAGCTAGAACACAGGCCAGACGTGCCATATCGTGTTGTTATCAATGAAGCCATTGAGGCAGCAAAACTGTTTGGTGCAGAAGAAAGCTATAAGTACATTAATGGTGTGCTCGATAAACTTAAGGGTAAATATCGGGCGCAAGAAATCAAGTTGGCAAAGACCCGCTGATTCTAGTGTCTTCCCCGTTGCCAGAATTTGACCTGATTAAGCGTTATTTTACCAGGCTTGGTAATAACAAGTTCGTTCAGCTAGGCATTGGTGACGATGCAGCGATCACTACAATTCCTGTGCAGTGTGAGTTAGTGACAACAGTTGATACCTTGGTTGCCGACGTACATTTTTTCTCAGATACAGCAGCTGAATTGATTGGCTATAAAGCATTAGCCGTTAATCTCAGTGATCTTGCAGCAATGGCTGCCACACCTGTCTGGTTTACTTTGTCTATTGCGTTACCAGAGATTGATGAGCCTTGGCTAGATGCGTTTTCCCGTGGCTTGTTTGATTTGGCATCAGACCATAATATGGCATTGATTGGTGGTGATACCGTGCGCGGCCCGTTAACCATTACCATACAAGCTTGTGGCATCGTTGAGCAAGGCAGGGCATTGCGTCGCGGTGGTGCTAAAACGGGCGATGGTATTTTTGTTACGGGTACTTTAGGTGATGCGCGATTGGCCTTAGAGTTTCTTAAAGGTGAAAGAACCATTAGTGAAATGCATCAAACTACTGTCTGCGATAAGCTACACAAGCCAATAGTAAGAGTTGAACAGGGCT contains the following coding sequences:
- a CDS encoding serine hydroxymethyltransferase — its product is MFSDNQTIAGYDDELAQAIADEATRQEEHVELIASENYASTRVMEAQGCVMTNKYAEGYPGKRYYGGCAHVDVAERLAIERAKQLFGADYANVQPHSGSQANAAVYMALLQPGDTIMGMSLAHGGHLTHGSHVSFSGKLYNAVQYGLDDNGNEIDYGEVERLANTHKPKMIVAGFSAYSRIVDWDRFRRIADSVGALLFVDMAHVAGLVAAGVYPNPISIADVVTSTTHKTLRGPRGGIILAKSNPDLEKKLSSMVFPGSQGGPLMHVIAAKAVAFKEALEPSFIDYQKQVVENARAMAATLIERGYKVVSGGTDNHMFLLDLIDKDITGKAAEAALGVANITVNKNAVPNDPRSPFVTSGIRIGTAAMTTRGFNEAEAVLLANTICDVLDAINDESVIAAAKQAMLDLCKQFPVYRAA
- the nrdR gene encoding transcriptional regulator NrdR — its product is MRCPFCDAQDTRVVDSRLGNGGDSIRRRRECNVCSERFTTHETAALNLPRVLKHDSRREPFDEDKLRNGILRALEKRPVNVDQVEDIIHRIKHRLLTQGEREVDTKLIGSWVMQELKDLDAVAYVRFASVYHSFENIAAFKKEIEGLEKNK
- a CDS encoding riboflavin synthase, yielding MFTGIIETVGKLTRHEATDGDVRLHIAAGDMDMSDVSLGDSITVNGVCLTVIDFSQREFSADVSNETLSHTTLGKLKVGALLNLEKAMQLTTRLGGHLVSGHVDGIARVQSRCDDARSVRFTIKAPKQLAKYIAAKGSICIDGVSLTVNQVNGEYFDINIVPHTMSKTIMSNYKVNTPLNIEVDVVARYLERLLLANNDTVTGNITKDNITGASLRDAGFSL
- the thiL gene encoding thiamine-phosphate kinase, with amino-acid sequence MPEFDLIKRYFTRLGNNKFVQLGIGDDAAITTIPVQCELVTTVDTLVADVHFFSDTAAELIGYKALAVNLSDLAAMAATPVWFTLSIALPEIDEPWLDAFSRGLFDLASDHNMALIGGDTVRGPLTITIQACGIVEQGRALRRGGAKTGDGIFVTGTLGDARLALEFLKGERTISEMHQTTVCDKLHKPIVRVEQGLALKEFASSAIDISDGLAADLSHILECSNVGAEIMLDDIPMTKALRENIDANEIHAMALSGGDDYELCFTVPENRQAAMLARMKADSFEVYSIGTITPDKGLRCMNANNEATIVKTSGYDHFSGS
- the ribB gene encoding 3,4-dihydroxy-2-butanone-4-phosphate synthase; translation: MLFNTTEEIIEDIRNGKMVVLMDDEDRENEGDLIMAAEKIDTQDINFMARYGRGLICLTLTPERCQQLALPLMVHSTNAEHRTNFTLSIEASTGVTTGISAADRATTVKAAVATNAVAADIRQPGHVFPIMAQPGNVLTRAGHTEAGCDLARLADLDPSAVIVEILNEDGTMARRPDLEKFAKLHHLKIGTIADLIRYRLNNEQTICRGAESVLPTEFGQFKLVAYRDLITEDTHLALVSGEIKQDEPVLVRVHVQDTFNDILSLDMAGAGIPLHKAMQAISNSKEPGIVIILAHDSHAKTFHQRVKDLNSKESADKTSAADDVFPGHADVRTYGVGAQMLVDLGVSRMRLLSSPKRFHGLSGFGLEVIDYVSC
- the ribD gene encoding bifunctional diaminohydroxyphosphoribosylaminopyrimidine deaminase/5-amino-6-(5-phosphoribosylamino)uracil reductase RibD, whose amino-acid sequence is MTQAMRLARQGLYTTKPNPRVGCVIVNQGVVVGSGWHEKSGADHAEIVALKAAGDRARGATCYVTLEPCCHQGRTGPCDRALIEAGVKRVVIAMEDPNPQVFGQGIAQLKAADIDVQLGLMREQALQLNKGFVSRMQRQRPYVVCKLAMSLDGRTAMANGESKWITSSAARLDVQRLRAQCGAIITGCGTVLSDDPTMQVRWRELAEIGELYLPLSAYSQPLRVVLDSGLTTSPQAIVYGPPGATMVVTASTAAEARVAFENRGIAVEVCANESGRIDLDKMLAYLVQRQINEVLVEAGSTLCGAFLKANLIDELIIYMAPKLMGSTAQPLVDLPLLNMADALELKIKEIRAVGDDWRITATPNIKAS
- the ribE gene encoding 6,7-dimethyl-8-ribityllumazine synthase — its product is MAIKSLRGKLVAKQTRFAIVAGRFNEFIVSQLVAGAIDALTQHGVAEKDIEVVYVPGAFEIPLAAKRMAMSGEYQAIIALGAVIRGSTPHFDYVASSCTRGLSEVQMACDIPVGFGVLTVDSIEQAIERAGTKAGNKGADAALAALETVNVLAQLEN
- the nusB gene encoding transcription antitermination factor NusB, yielding MAKPPSLTRSRHKARNLAVQALYQWQITGQDRDDIVERFLTDQEMNETVTEYFKELVSEVSANVASIDNALAPLLDRPIKQLDPVESAVLRIGAYELEHRPDVPYRVVINEAIEAAKLFGAEESYKYINGVLDKLKGKYRAQEIKLAKTR